The proteins below come from a single Triticum aestivum cultivar Chinese Spring chromosome 5D, IWGSC CS RefSeq v2.1, whole genome shotgun sequence genomic window:
- the LOC123124819 gene encoding uncharacterized protein isoform X1 — MVRFLSFDIMHVCADCGAGRVGSATMAEDRSWMYTGRQSRKKFTPEWLEKTIEFVERAFRILPPGRQAVLCPCARCQFRLYRPKDEIQLHLFKNGFAPGYTVWVYHGERHNPQPAKPKPSDDHPEDNGGLNGKKDGAGGDEQASKPQGTKMWACARGKPPKKDQLWARAAAQGEGGPATTAEDRSWMYTGRQSRQSITPEWAEKTTEFVERAFRGVPPEFGMLCPCARCRNRNRLPRTKFDMTMDLGRNGFMPGYTVWVHHGEGPNPQPAKPSDDRGGKDGRAGGGEQVSKPQETKEWEISLLEAYARGRLPKGTSQMEWSYQKYLWEQKKAKLQQQQQQSEPKAKRLVSLPVLVPLQCQYSVEINGACQKHYLMCAP; from the exons ATGGTTCGGTTTCTGAGCTTTGACATCATGCATGTGTGTGCGGACTGCGGCGCAGGGAGGGTCGGCTCGGCGACGATGGCGGAAGACCGCAGCTGGATGTACACGGGCCGCCAGAGCAGGAAGAAGTTCACCCCCGAGTGGTTGGAGAAGACGATCGAGTTCGTCGAGCGCGCCTTCCGCATCCTCCCGCCGGGGCGCCAGGCCGTGCTGTGCCCCTGCGCTCGCTGCCAGTTCAGGCTGTACAGACCGAAGGACGAGATTCAGCTGCATCTGTTCAAGAACGGGTTCGCGCCAGGGTACACGGTGTGGGTGTACCACGGCGAGCGCCACAACCCCCAGCCTGCTAAGCCTAAGCCGTCCGACGACCACCCCGAAGACAATGGCGGTCTCAACGGGAAGAAGGATGGCGCCGGTGGCGACGAGCAAGCGTCCAAGCCGCAG GGGACCAAGATGTGGGCGTGTGCAAGAGGCAAGCCACCAAAGAAGGATCAACTGTGGGCGCGGGCTGCGGCGCagggagagggaggcccggcgacgaCGGCGGAAGACCGCAGCTGGATGTACACGGGCCGGCAGAGCAGGCAGTCCATCACCCCGGAGTGGGCGGAGAAGACGACCGAGTTCGTGGAGCGCGCCTTCCGCGGCGTGCCGCCGGAGTTCGGCATGCTGTGCCCCTGCGCGCGCTGCCGCAACCGCAACAGGCTGCCGAGGACCAAGTTCGACATGACGATGGATCTGGGCAGGAACGGCTTCATGCCAGGGTACACGGTGTGGGTGCACCACGGCGAGGGGCCCAACCCCCAGCCTGCCAAGCCGTCCGACGACCGCGGGGGGAAGGATGGTCGCGCCGGCGGTGGCGAGCAAGTGTCGAAGCCGCAG GAGACTAAGGAGTGGGAGATTTCCCTTCTTGAGGCGTATGCAAGAGGCCGTCTACCAAAGGGGACTAGTCAAATGGAGTGGAGCTACCAGAAATACCTGTGGGAGCAAAAGAAAGCCAAgctgcaacagcaacagcaacagagTGAACCAAAGGCAAAGAGGCTGGTGAGTTTACCTGTCTTAGTGCCATTGCAGTGTCAATACTCGGTAGAAATCAACGGTGCTTGTCAGAAACATTATTTGATGTGTGCACCTTAA
- the LOC123124819 gene encoding uncharacterized protein isoform X2: MAEDRSWMYTGRQSRKKFTPEWLEKTIEFVERAFRILPPGRQAVLCPCARCQFRLYRPKDEIQLHLFKNGFAPGYTVWVYHGERHNPQPAKPKPSDDHPEDNGGLNGKKDGAGGDEQASKPQGTKMWACARGKPPKKDQLWARAAAQGEGGPATTAEDRSWMYTGRQSRQSITPEWAEKTTEFVERAFRGVPPEFGMLCPCARCRNRNRLPRTKFDMTMDLGRNGFMPGYTVWVHHGEGPNPQPAKPSDDRGGKDGRAGGGEQVSKPQETKEWEISLLEAYARGRLPKGTSQMEWSYQKYLWEQKKAKLQQQQQQSEPKAKRLVSLPVLVPLQCQYSVEINGACQKHYLMCAP, translated from the exons ATGGCGGAAGACCGCAGCTGGATGTACACGGGCCGCCAGAGCAGGAAGAAGTTCACCCCCGAGTGGTTGGAGAAGACGATCGAGTTCGTCGAGCGCGCCTTCCGCATCCTCCCGCCGGGGCGCCAGGCCGTGCTGTGCCCCTGCGCTCGCTGCCAGTTCAGGCTGTACAGACCGAAGGACGAGATTCAGCTGCATCTGTTCAAGAACGGGTTCGCGCCAGGGTACACGGTGTGGGTGTACCACGGCGAGCGCCACAACCCCCAGCCTGCTAAGCCTAAGCCGTCCGACGACCACCCCGAAGACAATGGCGGTCTCAACGGGAAGAAGGATGGCGCCGGTGGCGACGAGCAAGCGTCCAAGCCGCAG GGGACCAAGATGTGGGCGTGTGCAAGAGGCAAGCCACCAAAGAAGGATCAACTGTGGGCGCGGGCTGCGGCGCagggagagggaggcccggcgacgaCGGCGGAAGACCGCAGCTGGATGTACACGGGCCGGCAGAGCAGGCAGTCCATCACCCCGGAGTGGGCGGAGAAGACGACCGAGTTCGTGGAGCGCGCCTTCCGCGGCGTGCCGCCGGAGTTCGGCATGCTGTGCCCCTGCGCGCGCTGCCGCAACCGCAACAGGCTGCCGAGGACCAAGTTCGACATGACGATGGATCTGGGCAGGAACGGCTTCATGCCAGGGTACACGGTGTGGGTGCACCACGGCGAGGGGCCCAACCCCCAGCCTGCCAAGCCGTCCGACGACCGCGGGGGGAAGGATGGTCGCGCCGGCGGTGGCGAGCAAGTGTCGAAGCCGCAG GAGACTAAGGAGTGGGAGATTTCCCTTCTTGAGGCGTATGCAAGAGGCCGTCTACCAAAGGGGACTAGTCAAATGGAGTGGAGCTACCAGAAATACCTGTGGGAGCAAAAGAAAGCCAAgctgcaacagcaacagcaacagagTGAACCAAAGGCAAAGAGGCTGGTGAGTTTACCTGTCTTAGTGCCATTGCAGTGTCAATACTCGGTAGAAATCAACGGTGCTTGTCAGAAACATTATTTGATGTGTGCACCTTAA